The nucleotide sequence GCTGCAACATGAACActtccagctctactacatcatctgCTATAGACCAGCGCCACCTGGTGGATCTGCTACACGCTCACTAGAGAAGAGCTCGACTCGGACATGCTTCAAGAGAACcaatcattgggggggggggggggtatttttcaatttcattacTATAAacagtatttttatatatatatataaacgtcATTATTTTTGTGCCCCcggattatatatatttatattttcctGTATGGTCTCTTTTGAAGAGTCAGCGCGTGCCCAGAACTTCCCGCCATGCAGAGCGGCGGGTAGGGCTCCAACCTGTCCCTAAGTCTGTTTATAAGGATACAGGTGCCTTCTGTGTCCCACTGCTGCTGTTCTAAGGGGGACGCCATTTTGGTGATGTCACTAGAACACACCGCtggaacacagtgatgtcaccaagaTGGCAATGCCCAGGGGAACAGTAGCGGGACACAGGATCAGgaaaagtattagatacagactgcaaaggcaccTGTATCCTTATACATAGACCTAGGGACTTTTTTAATAGGGGCAGGTAGTAATAGATGATGGTTCTGTGCATCGCTtggtatttgaatactggtggctggagaagttggatgcagtcatagggctgcctggaaaacggctgtaatttgcataaaactgacaAGTTTTTCAAGTTTTTAGGCCAAAATGATAGGTGTCCAAAAATACAGCCTCGAAATGGCCAAGAATagacattgtaggaacataggccatatgtgtatataatatacctgtgtatagtatatacagggccgattctggggtctctgccgcctgaggcaaacctcagacggccgccccctcactagcaaacgccacccacccccacccccgtccGGACCAAGCCAAATACAACAACGCGTACCCGGCACCCCCCGTaaccaaccaccaccaccaccatcaatcCCCCCGCCGCTCCGGCCCTGCAGCCgttcacctgtcctgccgcagccgtcccgccgccaacgctcactgCTGTCCCCGCTCATCggggcccccgctgaccccgggcactcacgactcgctggagggcaatgacagctgctgactgatgaCACGGGAGCGCGGCGGGGGACAGTGGTGAGTGTTGGCGGCGGGACGGGTgcagcaggacaggtgagcggctgcagggcttctgtctgccgccccctgcaggggcgcagaatctgccgcgtGAGGCGAAATACTCAtgccgcctcatggcagaagtgaCCCtgagtatacatgtgtatatactgtacctgtgtgtattatacatgtgTAGATATATTGTAcctctgtgtattatatatgtgtatacactgtacctgtgtgtattatatatgtgcatatactgtatctgtgtgtattatatatgtgcatatacagtgttactttggtttaagagtaacttggattgagagcctCACAGTTTTTCAGTGCatggtggtctacagccctgtactatgacccaggaagtctccctcaccttccaaatcatagcagacccacttcaggctggggcttacatcaggggacaggactgtggaggtaatctcttcatagctgtaacccctctctccccggacagagagtgctgctatactgtgcccacatctgccctgctcattccttcatgctccctgcagtctctgtccgcccttgtgtttcccatcctctccattactgtacagtaacttataatatcacagattctgctgtttctgaatgtttgttttattagttttacatgttattcagaataataaatcattatttttggggtgtggaaccaattgtcttcatatcagtgatttcttttgggaaaatttgctttggtttaagagtggatttggattacaagcgcggtcccgaaacgaattatgctcgtaatccaaggcaccactgtatacagtacctgagtgtattatatatgtgtatatactgcacctctgtgtattatatatgtgtatatactgtacctgtgtattatatatgtgtatatactgtacctgtgtgtattatatatgtgtatatattgtacctcagtgtattatatatgtgtatatactgtgcctgtgtgcattatatgtatatactgtacctgtgtgtattatatatgtgtatatattgtaccttagtgtattatatgtatatactgttcctgtgtgtattatatgtatatactgtacctgtgtattatatatgtgtctatattgtacctctgtgtattatatatgcgtatatactgtacctgtgtgtattatatatgtgtatatactgtacctgtgtgtattatatatgtgtatatactgtacctgtgtgtattatatatgtgtatatactgtacctgtgtgtattacacatgtgtatatattgtacctctctgtatatatgtatatactgcacctctgtgtattatttatgtgtatatactgtacctgtgtgtattatatatgtgtatatactgtacctgtgtgtattacacatgtgtatatattgtacctctgtgtatatatgtatatactgcacctctgtgtattatatatgtgtatatactgtacctgtgtattatatatgtgtatatactgtacctgtgtgtattatatatgtgtatatattgtaccttagtgtattatatatgtgtatatactgtacctgtgtgtattatatgtatatactgtacctgtgtgtattatatatgtgtatatactgtacctgtgtgtattatatgtatatactgtacctgtgtgtattatatatgtgtatatactgtacctgtgtgtattatatgtatatactgtacctgtgtgtattatatatgtgtatatattgtacctgtgtgtattatatatgtgtatatactgtacctgtgtgtattatatgtatatactgtacctgtgtgtattatatatgtgtatatactgtacctgtgtgtattatataggtgtatatattgtaccttagtgtattatatatgtgtatatactgtacctgtgtgtattatatgtatatactgtacctgtgtattatatatgtgtatatattgtacctctgtgtatatatgtatatactgcacctctgtgtattatttatgtgtatatactgtacctgtgtgtattatatatgtgtatatactgtatctgtgtgtattatatatgtgtatatactgtatctgtgtgtattatatatgtgtatatactgtatctgtgtgtattatatactgtacgttCAGCAGaaatataaaacatggtgtaatagAGCTGTAATAGAAATCATAGACTATTAACAGTAACAATTCTTTTATTTAGAAGGTTCCAACATCTGGAATAAATAACATGAGGGAAGGGTCCTCCGTGTTATCATCTATAGGACCCATCAACCATTGCACCATCAGGATGGAAATAAGGACCCTAAAATGTTTCTTAACATCTCCTTATACCTTCAATATCTTGACAAGTATGCGCTGAGGTCTGGGGTGGAGGTCCCTGCTGCATCgctatacatctgtatacaggtcTGTGTGGGTAAGTATCTGCTAGTATTGCTACTGTATCTACTACTTCCATATACTCTAATACCCCATTACCTGTTATTTATGTacttattctatatactgtattgcactttattttctatatatgctcTTATATTATGAATTGTACTGTATTGGCGTTGCATAAACCTCCATCTTTCAtgctgtttttattgttttttggaGAGTTATTTACAATTAAATGGATACTAATGATTTGGACACCCTGACTAATCTAGTGTATGGTGGGTAATCATTTTATAGGTGTTTATACCTTCAATGTCTGTTGGTTTCACATTTGTTGGATGTCAGCCATTCTCCCCAATCCCCTCTACAAGAGGAGTGAGAGCCGCTGCCAGACAACTCTGAGGGGCACTTATATTGAGGGACACTAAAGTGTTGGGTATTGGCATACAACCCTCAAGGAACGTTGCTCTTCACTAGCCTATCATTCTTACCCAGGCGTTACTTAATAGGAAACCTAGATGTaggggctcggtgaaggtggtggtgaaggtgtgtaagtgCCGGACTGGGACACTAAGCTCATAAAATGAGACACAACCTGTTTCATAGTCCAGATGGACTCGAAACCTCTGAGATGTGAACTTATGGGGTAGTATCAGGTCTCTGCCGCTATGTATTACTGAACACTGGTTGTTACACTTACGAAGACACCAGGATTTATCATTATCTCCGATCACGGACTGTTGTCCTCTTCGCTCTATACTAACATAGGTCACCCCCAACCTCCAGTTTCCCGAGTCGCTGGTTTCCACATCCCAGGAATGTCGCCCCGAGAGAATCCCCTTGGTGCTTAATACTTGGTTGTACTGGAATCTCCCTGGTGTCTCGGGTCGGACCTGGCTAACGGCAGCCCATGTCGCGGTCTTTAGGTCATCAGATACAATTACTTTACCACCTGCCGTGTCTATGTCTAGAACGAGCCCTGAATCATCTGGACATTGGAAAGTTTTCTTAGCAATAGTCATAATATAAGCTAACCCCGAGTGTATTGTCTCCGAGATCAAACCTTCATTCAGATTACTAAGGCCAGAGATGTTTTTGTAAAGGTCCTCTTGATCTTCAGTATCTCCATCTTTTGTGTCTTGAGAGTCATCCCCAATTGATTCTTGGTCATGTATGACAGCCACAGGATCAGTCAAGTCACACAGTTCCTCGATGTGGCCCATCTTCCGGGACAGATCATCCTTCTCCTCTTCTAGCTGATGGATCAGATCAGCGATGGACTGTGAGACCTGCGCCTCCTGCCTCGAGATCTCACCCAGGACCACCTTCTCCAGGCCTTCAAGTTTTTTTCTGATATCTCCGAACAGGGCAGCGACCCTCTCAGTTACATCCATTGACCTTTCGGGGACTTTCCTGATGTGCTCTTGAAGGCCTTGGATTCTATGATCAGTCTTCTCCTTTTTTATAGACAGGTTTTCCAGAAGTTGCTTCAACTtctcttttttcttctcaaaagCTTCATTCAGTAAAGCCACTGAGTGACCTTTGTGATCTCCAAAGGCAACGCAAGATACGCAGATACAGACAGAGTCCTCACAGCAGACGTACTTCAACAGTTCATTATGAACCGAGCATTTCAGATGGCCCACGGAGGTGCTGGGTTCTGTTAGGACATGTTCTGGGGACTTGCTGTGGACCTTCAGATGGTCATCACACAAAGAAGCCTCACAGATCAGGCAAGATTTCACAGCAAGCACAGGGATCTGAATACAGTAGGTACAGTGAATACCTGTATCCTTCTGAGGAGACCCATGGGTTGGATCTAGGGTGCAGACAGTTGTTGCGCCACCAAGTTCTGGATTATCCTTGGTGCAGTTGTCCATTCCAGGCTCTTCTTGAGTATTCATATCACAGTCAATGCAGTCCTGATGGTGTCCACATCTCAGCATGGTGGTTTCTTTATGAACATTTGGACAGGTCACGTCATCTCTCGGATCAGCAGATGCCATAGAAGTTATAGAATGTGTTCAAAAAGCTGTATGGCCAACTTGCCCTTTAGTTTATCACCTTGCAAGTTAATTTTCACCACTTGTCCTAGATAAGACGGTCCAGGCAAGCCCTGGTTGGCTGCTAGAGAACTTGTAGTATGTAGGTTGTAGAAGAAAGTCATGCATTGTATAGTCAGAGATAAGCCATACCGCCTACTGCTCAAAGGTCATAGCTTCAAACCTCAGCTATGGGAAAAACTGAACTCACCTCCAGCCTACGTCCTGGTAACTGAACTAAAGGAAAACCTATAGTACATTGAAGATACAGAAAGCCATTGTCCTACGCCAATAATGGGTCAACTGGGGAAAACATCAGGTGAATCGATATACCCATGGTACCTTCTGGGTTGGAATGTTGAATCCATGAACCGGCAAATTGAGATGCTGATCTCTACTGGTGGTTTATTGCAGTTGTAATTAGCTTTGGCCTCCTGCCTCCTTGAAGGGAgaagattaagggccctattccaccggacgattatcgtttgcataatcgttaacgattaacgatctcaaacggccgctattgcgaaagacctgaaaacgttcactcatttccatggaacgataatcgttacttatgatcgtaattccgatcgtttcttcttcgctatttcttcgctattgggttcgtatctattgcgaacgatgtcttattcaatgcgaacgttttgcgaaaaAGCAACGATAAaagtaggtccaggtcttataaagcgatcaacgatttctcgttcggtcgttaatcggtaactgcatttcaaccgaacgattatcgtttagattcgaatgatttaacgataatctgaacgataattgtccggtggaatagggccctaacacacctTATCTGCCAAGCAAGTGCCCAAATACATGTGTGGCATTGCTTATCAGAGAACATTGAATAAGACAGAGGAAGCTACCTCATGTCTAAGCCACTGTGGAGACCCATACAGTTCATtgactgtaaaagaaaaaagatggTGGCAAGTAATGACACATTCTACCTGATCACCATGAAAGGTggctgttccctcccttagagctgtgggatatgagtgatgtcactcctgcgctcacagagcagggagagggttGACATGAGAAAGTTACAGTAATGCAACCggacagcaggtaagtatggcttttgttcccttagttatagaggaggagacctatgtgggtacCTAAATTGGAGGTGCAATCTACTCACtgtggtggtggtgtctaaccaccaggaggattactagggagattactgctgggggaggggggtggctgcATAGGCAATAAAtactgggggattacctacatgagatggtgctggagggggtgcctacatggaggatattaCCTATTTTGGGAGGATTGCCTGCACagggaggtctaaatactagatagatgcagaGGGAAAtatttactatattggggcacagaaggcctaactactatatggatgca is from Dendropsophus ebraccatus isolate aDenEbr1 chromosome 14, aDenEbr1.pat, whole genome shotgun sequence and encodes:
- the LOC138771900 gene encoding tripartite motif-containing protein 14-like, with the protein product MASADPRDDVTCPNVHKETTMLRCGHHQDCIDCDMNTQEEPGMDNCTKDNPELGGATTVCTLDPTHGSPQKDTGIHCTYCIQIPVLAVKSCLICEASLCDDHLKVHSKSPEHVLTEPSTSVGHLKCSVHNELLKYVCCEDSVCICVSCVAFGDHKGHSVALLNEAFEKKKEKLKQLLENLSIKKEKTDHRIQGLQEHIRKVPERSMDVTERVAALFGDIRKKLEGLEKVVLGEISRQEAQVSQSIADLIHQLEEEKDDLSRKMGHIEELCDLTDPVAVIHDQESIGDDSQDTKDGDTEDQEDLYKNISGLSNLNEGLISETIHSGLAYIMTIAKKTFQCPDDSGLVLDIDTAGGKVIVSDDLKTATWAAVSQVRPETPGRFQYNQVLSTKGILSGRHSWDVETSDSGNWRLGVTYVSIERRGQQSVIGDNDKSWCLRKCNNQCSVIHSGRDLILPHKFTSQRFRVHLDYETGCVSFYELSVPVRHLHTFTTTFTEPLHLGFLLSNAWVRMIG